A window of the Zeugodacus cucurbitae isolate PBARC_wt_2022May chromosome 2, idZeuCucr1.2, whole genome shotgun sequence genome harbors these coding sequences:
- the LOC128924167 gene encoding uncharacterized protein LOC128924167, which produces MFSAKYLVVVALLVFCLFCQEAVEAHFLGKVGQDVHKVAQKVDKVAKTVEKARGAIAVGTAVAGIIGGAAAIA; this is translated from the exons ATGTTCAGCGCAAAATACTTGGTCGTTGTAGCTTTGCTGGTATTCTGCTTGTTCTGCCAAGAGGCTGTGGAGGCACACTTCCTCGGCAAAGTTGGACAGGATGTG CACAAGGTCGCACAAAAGGTCGATAAGGTGGCTAAGACTGTTGAGAAAGCAAGGGGTGCAATTGCCGTTGGTACTGCTGTAGCTGGAATTATTGGCGGAGCTGCTGCTATTGCTTAA